Proteins from a single region of Blastocatellia bacterium:
- a CDS encoding TnsD family Tn7-like transposition protein, protein MSIADNTAWLLSHPGEPLGHNTICSRYLYLLAKRELVNYKGGVLIDAFIESFQAKFPMDFLTMLNCDFDCDYKWVFRLFRMSTKAIQQPQRHLLLMSYLGCSVKEFFDLPDDLEIIKRQPGLSQLKGMKILIKDHPEPFGRGPWPCLNPVSGHYKEPRVNNCEIKYSRCHAEVTGIFHCDCGFSYCRRGPDKLPSDRFKRTRIKRFGPVWDSKLVELWADINISLIKLARQLGVAAYTAKVQAARLNLSFPRPTRKSTVLKPRYISPTRKFEETRNFYRGAWLSAVNENPEAGRKVLHDKSKSVYAWLRKNDSEWHDAHMPPKRHRETRNVQPRVDWSKRDVEWSLEVRSAAEAIKNATGCPERVSETSVSRMLDKGDFFRKNRDKLPLTSQTLTEVNESCEAFSIRRIIWMANEFRKEGITPKHNQLLRRAGVRRLKDSLDIKRATAEVLESFAS, encoded by the coding sequence TTGAGTATTGCAGATAACACAGCCTGGCTACTCTCCCACCCGGGAGAGCCTCTTGGCCATAATACCATTTGCAGTCGGTATCTCTATCTGCTCGCCAAGCGCGAGTTGGTCAATTACAAGGGAGGAGTGCTTATCGATGCGTTTATAGAATCCTTCCAGGCCAAGTTCCCGATGGATTTTTTGACGATGCTCAACTGCGATTTCGACTGCGATTACAAATGGGTGTTTCGACTTTTTAGGATGTCGACAAAAGCGATACAGCAACCTCAGCGACACTTACTGTTAATGAGCTACTTAGGATGCAGTGTTAAGGAATTCTTCGACCTTCCCGATGATCTGGAAATTATTAAGCGGCAGCCCGGGCTCTCCCAACTAAAAGGCATGAAGATTCTCATTAAGGATCATCCGGAACCGTTTGGCAGAGGGCCTTGGCCCTGTCTGAACCCAGTAAGCGGTCACTACAAAGAGCCTAGAGTGAATAACTGTGAAATAAAATACAGTAGGTGTCATGCTGAGGTCACAGGTATATTTCACTGCGATTGCGGATTTAGTTACTGTCGAAGAGGTCCTGACAAGCTGCCATCAGATCGCTTTAAAAGGACAAGGATTAAAAGATTTGGACCAGTATGGGATTCAAAGTTAGTAGAACTATGGGCGGATATAAATATAAGTCTTATAAAATTAGCCCGTCAGCTTGGAGTAGCTGCCTATACAGCTAAGGTGCAAGCTGCTAGGCTCAATCTTTCTTTTCCCCGGCCTACCAGAAAATCAACTGTTCTAAAACCCAGATATATTTCCCCTACGAGAAAATTCGAGGAGACACGAAATTTTTATAGAGGCGCATGGCTCTCTGCCGTAAATGAGAACCCAGAAGCGGGCCGAAAGGTTTTACACGATAAGAGTAAATCTGTCTATGCTTGGCTTCGCAAAAATGATTCAGAATGGCACGACGCTCATATGCCACCCAAACGACATAGAGAGACCAGGAATGTACAACCTCGCGTGGATTGGTCAAAGCGTGATGTTGAGTGGTCGTTGGAAGTAAGATCTGCGGCTGAAGCTATAAAGAACGCAACTGGGTGCCCTGAGAGGGTTTCGGAGACCTCAGTCAGTCGGATGCTTGATAAGGGAGATTTCTTTAGGAAAAACCGAGACAAGCTCCCCTTAACTTCTCAAACTCTTACAGAGGTCAATGAAAGCTGTGAGGCTTTTTCTATCCGTCGAATAATCTGGATGGCTAACGAGTTCCGTAAAGAAGGAATAACTCCTAAGCACAATCAACTGTTAAGACGTGCTGGTGTGCGCAGGCTCAAAGACTCATTAGATATCAAACGTGCTACTGCTGAGGTGCTGGAGTCTTTTGCCTCATAA
- a CDS encoding TnsD family Tn7-like transposition protein gives MIATFPDLYPDELLYSACARYYARAQFPDKRAVLNELFGGHSAAAVIDLPSHIDSLVQGLPPNHRWTANRLIDGHTFFPLFSAFLPSGRSNQLRMNMRESGGQVIHKRAGIMASRVPLPRRFRFCPLCSEEDEERFGEFYLHRLHQIPGVKVCPLHRAFLENAEPPADYFRRTYEFVPADNCIRLCTARLLNTLDPLHQTLLNIACSAAWLLEQRKLASSLEALHNRYTLLLIDRKLASFSGGVYATELLRAFRERYSSDFLSSLHCRLVEKEGEKDNWLLRLVRNKKNAQHPLRHLLLMDFLECTAEEFFKLPGEIKFFGDPPWPCLNPVADHYQQSVVIDCRLSFRGKDHRPAGTFNCDCGFIYTRTGPDNTPEDRFRISKMKAFGPVWENALKERWTNPSFSVAEIARLQGVDPLTIHRYVQRLGLPPDRQSGNAAPADPISDLKLQDALTYKERKRADFRQMWLSTMAKEPGIEMKRLRKTLLRIYTWLLANDQEWLKSHRPLPSRKTNHNSSSIDWVNRDKDVVSKVETAALQIKNAPERPRRVTISAIGKEIGLSGLLKQKLDKLPRTRKALERVAETLEQFAIRRIWWIAECYQKEGVVPQRWQFVNRSCVYKYASVPGIKETIDAALQSLEIKSILTLAG, from the coding sequence ATGATTGCTACGTTCCCCGATCTATATCCTGATGAGTTGCTCTATAGCGCATGCGCGAGGTATTACGCTCGCGCTCAATTCCCAGATAAACGAGCCGTGCTGAATGAGCTATTCGGAGGACATAGTGCCGCAGCAGTCATCGATTTGCCTAGCCACATTGACTCATTAGTACAAGGTTTACCGCCGAATCATCGTTGGACAGCTAACCGACTGATTGACGGACATACGTTTTTCCCTCTCTTTAGCGCCTTTCTCCCATCAGGTCGGAGTAATCAGCTTCGGATGAACATGAGAGAGTCGGGTGGACAGGTGATTCATAAACGCGCTGGCATTATGGCCAGCCGGGTTCCTTTACCCAGACGGTTCCGCTTCTGCCCGTTGTGTTCTGAAGAAGACGAAGAGCGATTCGGAGAATTTTACTTGCACCGCCTCCATCAAATCCCTGGGGTAAAAGTCTGCCCACTCCATAGAGCTTTCCTAGAAAATGCCGAGCCTCCCGCAGACTACTTCAGAAGGACATATGAATTTGTTCCTGCTGATAATTGCATACGGCTGTGTACAGCTCGGTTATTAAATACGCTGGATCCCCTACATCAGACACTTCTGAATATCGCTTGCAGCGCAGCCTGGTTATTAGAGCAACGAAAGCTAGCATCATCACTTGAAGCTTTACACAATCGGTATACTCTCCTGCTTATTGATCGGAAACTCGCTAGTTTTAGCGGCGGGGTTTATGCCACCGAATTGCTCCGGGCATTCAGAGAGCGCTATTCATCCGACTTCCTATCATCTCTCCATTGTAGGCTAGTAGAAAAGGAAGGCGAAAAGGATAATTGGCTTCTGCGTTTGGTGCGAAACAAGAAGAATGCACAACACCCGCTTCGCCATCTTTTACTAATGGATTTTCTTGAATGTACAGCCGAAGAATTTTTCAAGCTCCCAGGAGAGATCAAATTCTTCGGCGACCCACCTTGGCCCTGCCTCAACCCTGTGGCTGACCATTATCAGCAGTCTGTTGTAATAGATTGCCGTCTGAGTTTCAGGGGAAAGGACCATAGGCCCGCAGGCACTTTCAATTGCGATTGTGGCTTTATTTATACGCGCACTGGCCCTGATAACACACCTGAAGATAGATTTCGAATCAGCAAGATGAAAGCGTTTGGGCCTGTGTGGGAGAATGCCTTGAAAGAACGTTGGACGAATCCTTCATTCAGCGTTGCTGAGATCGCGCGTTTGCAGGGAGTAGACCCGCTTACAATTCATCGCTATGTTCAACGTTTAGGACTTCCTCCTGATCGTCAGAGCGGCAACGCCGCGCCCGCTGATCCGATTTCAGACTTAAAGCTCCAAGATGCTTTGACGTACAAAGAGAGAAAACGAGCTGATTTTCGCCAAATGTGGCTATCTACGATGGCTAAAGAGCCAGGAATTGAGATGAAGCGACTTCGAAAAACCTTACTGCGAATATATACCTGGTTACTTGCGAATGACCAGGAGTGGCTAAAATCTCATAGGCCTTTACCTTCAAGAAAGACTAACCATAATTCTTCGAGTATTGACTGGGTGAACAGAGATAAAGATGTCGTTAGCAAGGTAGAAACCGCGGCCCTGCAAATCAAGAATGCTCCTGAGCGCCCCCGGAGAGTGACCATATCTGCAATAGGAAAAGAAATCGGCTTGTCAGGATTGCTGAAACAAAAGCTGGATAAGCTCCCGCGCACTAGAAAAGCATTGGAGAGGGTGGCTGAAACTCTAGAGCAGTTTGCCATCCGCCGCATCTGGTGGATTGCCGAGTGCTATCAGAAGGAGGGAGTAGTTCCCCAGCGATGGCAGTTCGTGAACCGTTCTTGTGTATACAAGTATGCAAGTGTGCCAGGCATAAAGGAGACGATTGATGCAGCTCTACAGAGCTTGGAGATCAAGAGCATTCTTACCTTAGCCGGCTAA